One window of Candidatus Nanosynbacter sp. HMT-352 genomic DNA carries:
- a CDS encoding HNH endonuclease family protein produces the protein MIANLKKYTIAEVTKGFTYNEFEGKGLFGLSGKLTIQPEYQRNYIYADGKKDVAVIESILKGYPIGLIYFNKLEDGDLDVLDGQQRITSIGRFIEGRFSIVRNGNQTHFDSLPHDLRQKILETELLVYECEGTESEIKEWFKTINIVGVPLNEQELLNAIYSGPFVTLGKETFSNSGNAMIAMWSAYINGDAKRQDFWHVALEWIADAKKMTVSEYMSQHRFDDSIAEAKTYFDTVLNWVSNIFNQVEKEMRGLEWGRLYEEYHKFSYNSDQISAKVSELYGDPFVKNRKGIFEYVLGLYSGQRGDLGDTKLLEVRVFDDATKQTVYKKQTETAEEKGVSNCSYCAIGHDANKAKIWKLNEMDADHVSAWSKGGVTSIENCEMLCKSHNRAKGNK, from the coding sequence ATGATTGCTAATCTAAAAAAATATACCATTGCCGAGGTTACTAAAGGCTTTACCTATAATGAGTTTGAAGGGAAGGGTCTGTTTGGTTTGAGCGGTAAGCTGACGATTCAACCAGAATATCAGCGTAATTACATTTATGCCGACGGTAAGAAGGACGTGGCGGTTATTGAATCAATATTAAAAGGCTACCCGATTGGTCTAATTTATTTTAATAAATTAGAGGATGGTGATTTGGATGTTTTGGACGGACAGCAGCGAATTACGTCGATTGGTCGATTTATTGAAGGGCGCTTCTCGATTGTGCGCAATGGTAATCAGACGCATTTTGATTCTTTGCCGCATGATTTGCGTCAGAAAATATTAGAAACAGAGCTTTTGGTGTATGAATGTGAAGGGACAGAGAGTGAAATCAAGGAGTGGTTTAAGACGATTAATATTGTCGGCGTACCACTTAATGAGCAGGAATTGCTGAATGCTATTTATTCTGGACCATTTGTGACATTAGGTAAGGAGACTTTCTCAAATTCCGGTAATGCGATGATCGCTATGTGGAGTGCATATATCAATGGTGACGCTAAGCGGCAAGACTTTTGGCATGTGGCACTGGAATGGATTGCGGATGCAAAGAAGATGACGGTCTCAGAATATATGTCGCAGCATAGATTTGATGATTCTATTGCAGAAGCGAAGACTTATTTTGATACGGTATTGAATTGGGTATCAAATATCTTTAATCAAGTCGAGAAAGAAATGCGTGGTCTGGAATGGGGAAGGTTATATGAAGAATATCACAAGTTTTCGTATAACTCTGACCAAATTTCCGCAAAAGTTAGTGAGTTATATGGTGACCCATTTGTAAAAAATCGTAAGGGAATATTTGAGTATGTTTTGGGGCTGTATTCTGGACAAAGAGGTGATCTTGGTGATACGAAATTGCTTGAGGTTAGGGTGTTTGACGATGCAACTAAACAAACTGTCTATAAAAAGCAGACCGAAACTGCGGAAGAAAAAGGTGTGTCAAACTGTTCTTATTGTGCAATAGGTCACGATGCTAACAAGGCGAAAATATGGAAGCTGAATGAAATGGACGCTGATCACGTTAGCGCTTGGAGCAAGGGTGGTGTAACCTCAATAGAGAATTGCGAAATGCTATGCAAATCACATAATAGAGCGAAAGGAAATAAGTAA
- the ileS gene encoding isoleucine--tRNA ligase produces the protein MKFKHGTRRRAAEYEKDWVQRWKDDDTFNKSVAQRSADNSWVFYDGPPFLTGTPHHGHLLVSTVKDTMGRFHTMKGQRVERRWGWDCHGLPAEVYVEKTLGISNKKEIGTKISVSDYVKECRAAMVRTGTEWEDTIERIGRWVEFKGAYKTMDNNYMESVWWAFKRLYEEGKIYEGEKILVYCTKDATPISKSEVAMENSYQMDTDPSLFVYFKLEDEDEYLLAWTTTPWTLPANMVLAVNQDVDYSLVAYGDKKFYVASDRVEKVMTDEKHQPLEYSIVKTIKGSELVGKRFEPLFENRGPAAHKILHADFVTTEDGTGIVHIAPAYGEDDYELCRKNDVPVLSLVDGDGNYTEGRWLGRNIWEVNKEIAKTLLEEGRALKIEYIRHEYPHCHRCGTKLMYRAHPSWFMDIQSQKKEMLEANEQTSWTPDNLRTGRFHNIIEQAPDWNLSRDRYWATPIPVWKGVKNDGTEVVKVIGSFAEFEEVTGRKLDDYHLPQVMDVTFECDGAEMHHIGKVLDCWFESGSMPFAQFHYPFENKEKFEASFPADFIIEAIDQTRGWFYSLTAVNVALFGKSPWKNLICTGFINAADGKKMSKKLKNYTDPMELMNKTSADSFRFLMLSSPLTNGENFALADKDVMDVARKLGMIWNMYDFFTMYAEVDGWEFNGDLSDPLHDLTNPLDIWIVSRLHQLITEVERGLNNYNLQDATKPILPFLDDASNWYVRRSRRRFWKSEDDGDKNDAYRTLHYVLVRLSYMLAPFTPFLAEELYHNLTGDNESIHLKDWMPAGEIDNSMLRDMNALRTAVNDGLSKRASEGIKVRQPLASVKLINTISQDTPAEVAQFLIDIAKDELNVKSVEIVTDSESESAQPSVVYDLTITPELKREGLMREIVRHVQSARKQAGLQIDDRIVLSISSDDSEISQAVDVFADVIKSETLAVELNSAASESEKYDAKIEGKLVEISLKKA, from the coding sequence ATGAAATTCAAACATGGCACACGTCGTCGAGCTGCAGAATATGAGAAAGATTGGGTGCAGCGATGGAAAGACGATGACACATTTAACAAGTCGGTCGCGCAGCGTTCTGCTGATAATTCTTGGGTTTTTTATGACGGCCCTCCGTTTTTGACGGGAACACCACACCATGGACATTTGTTGGTTAGCACGGTGAAAGATACGATGGGGCGATTCCATACGATGAAAGGTCAGCGAGTTGAGCGCCGTTGGGGTTGGGATTGTCACGGGCTGCCAGCGGAGGTTTACGTTGAAAAAACGCTAGGCATTTCTAATAAAAAAGAGATTGGCACGAAAATTAGCGTTTCGGATTACGTCAAGGAATGTCGAGCGGCTATGGTTCGAACTGGCACCGAGTGGGAAGATACAATTGAGCGAATTGGTCGTTGGGTCGAGTTTAAGGGCGCTTATAAAACCATGGATAATAATTACATGGAATCTGTTTGGTGGGCGTTCAAGAGACTTTACGAAGAAGGCAAAATCTATGAAGGCGAAAAGATTTTGGTCTATTGCACGAAGGACGCAACGCCAATTTCTAAGAGTGAAGTGGCTATGGAAAATAGCTATCAAATGGACACTGACCCGAGCTTATTCGTCTACTTTAAGCTGGAGGATGAGGATGAATATTTGCTTGCGTGGACGACGACGCCGTGGACTTTGCCGGCAAATATGGTCTTGGCGGTAAATCAAGACGTTGATTATTCTTTGGTGGCGTATGGCGATAAAAAGTTTTACGTTGCAAGCGACCGCGTTGAGAAAGTTATGACGGACGAAAAGCACCAGCCGCTGGAATATTCAATTGTTAAGACGATTAAAGGTTCTGAATTGGTGGGTAAAAGATTCGAGCCACTATTTGAAAATCGCGGTCCAGCTGCGCATAAGATTCTTCACGCTGATTTCGTGACAACTGAGGATGGTACGGGAATTGTTCATATTGCGCCAGCTTACGGTGAGGATGATTATGAATTGTGTCGAAAAAATGACGTACCAGTATTGTCGTTGGTTGACGGTGATGGAAATTACACAGAAGGTAGATGGCTGGGTCGCAACATCTGGGAAGTAAATAAAGAGATAGCGAAGACTTTATTAGAAGAAGGTCGGGCGCTGAAAATTGAATATATTCGTCACGAATATCCGCATTGTCATCGATGCGGCACGAAATTGATGTACCGCGCTCACCCAAGTTGGTTTATGGATATTCAGAGTCAGAAAAAGGAAATGTTGGAGGCGAACGAGCAGACAAGCTGGACGCCAGACAATCTGAGGACTGGACGATTCCATAACATCATCGAGCAGGCGCCGGATTGGAACTTGAGTCGCGATCGTTATTGGGCAACACCAATTCCAGTGTGGAAGGGCGTGAAGAATGATGGCACGGAAGTGGTGAAAGTGATTGGAAGCTTTGCAGAATTTGAAGAAGTTACGGGTCGCAAGTTGGACGATTATCACTTGCCGCAAGTTATGGACGTTACGTTTGAGTGCGACGGCGCAGAAATGCATCACATCGGTAAGGTTTTAGACTGTTGGTTTGAGTCTGGCTCGATGCCGTTTGCTCAATTCCATTATCCATTTGAGAACAAGGAAAAATTTGAAGCAAGTTTTCCTGCCGATTTCATCATTGAGGCGATTGATCAAACTCGTGGCTGGTTTTATAGCTTAACAGCGGTAAACGTGGCTTTGTTCGGTAAATCTCCATGGAAGAATTTGATTTGTACTGGATTTATCAATGCTGCCGACGGTAAAAAAATGAGCAAGAAGCTAAAGAATTATACCGATCCGATGGAATTGATGAACAAGACTTCGGCCGACAGCTTCCGATTCTTGATGCTTTCAAGTCCGCTAACAAACGGCGAAAACTTTGCCTTGGCGGATAAGGATGTAATGGATGTAGCGCGTAAACTTGGTATGATCTGGAATATGTATGACTTCTTTACAATGTACGCTGAAGTTGATGGCTGGGAGTTTAATGGCGATTTGTCAGATCCGCTTCACGATTTAACAAATCCGTTGGATATTTGGATTGTGTCGAGATTGCATCAATTGATAACAGAGGTCGAGCGAGGTCTTAATAATTATAATCTTCAGGATGCGACTAAGCCGATTTTGCCATTCTTAGATGATGCAAGTAACTGGTATGTCCGACGCAGCCGCCGCCGCTTCTGGAAATCTGAAGATGACGGCGATAAAAATGACGCCTACCGCACCCTTCATTACGTTTTGGTGCGACTCAGTTATATGCTAGCGCCGTTTACGCCATTCTTAGCGGAAGAATTGTACCATAATTTGACGGGCGATAACGAGTCGATTCATCTTAAAGATTGGATGCCAGCTGGTGAAATAGATAATTCAATGCTTCGCGACATGAATGCACTGCGTACTGCGGTGAATGATGGCTTGTCGAAGCGCGCATCGGAGGGAATTAAGGTGCGTCAGCCGTTGGCGTCTGTGAAGCTTATCAATACTATTTCTCAGGATACACCAGCGGAAGTTGCGCAGTTCTTGATTGATATCGCTAAAGATGAATTGAACGTGAAATCGGTTGAAATTGTTACAGATTCAGAGTCTGAGTCGGCGCAACCGAGTGTTGTTTATGACTTAACAATCACTCCTGAACTAAAGCGCGAAGGTTTGATGCGTGAAATCGTTCGCCATGTCCAAAGCGCGCGCAAGCAGGCTGGTTTGCAGATAGATGATCGAATTGTATTGAGTATTTCTAGCGACGATTCTGAAATATCTCAAGCTGTCGATGTTTTCGCCGACGTCATTAAATCTGAAACGCTCGCTGTGGAGTTGAATTCTGCGGCTAGTGAATCGGAAAAATACGACGCCAAAATCGAGGGCAAATTGGTAGAAATTTCCCTGAAAAAGGCGTAA
- a CDS encoding acyl-CoA reductase: MLIDKNKKVMQNLFNKLFGSKIGFSPIDPLADGLAEEIIKEQREPQAIRLDADDIEDIRKFWSHADGDFDR; this comes from the coding sequence TTGTTAATTGATAAAAATAAAAAAGTTATGCAAAATTTATTCAACAAATTATTTGGTAGTAAAATAGGGTTTTCGCCAATTGATCCGCTGGCGGATGGACTTGCTGAAGAGATTATTAAAGAGCAGCGGGAGCCACAGGCAATTCGTCTAGATGCCGACGATATAGAGGATATTCGCAAGTTTTGGTCTCATGCGGATGGCGATTTTGACAGATAA
- a CDS encoding TIM44-like domain-containing protein — MLIESLMFFARAGGGGSGSSGGSLILMLPAAVSGGVAGFVKRKTRSKIAGFLVGVAVGLVFSLLYLADLMWFICAVISTFVGAAISVFVDKLKVFRQNSEAATNTVHQASSADSLWQPDNLTNYARQVFERFQYDWSNLDYESIRKYTTQRYSNHIGLVMQALRQMGRRNVVDNVRINEAIFADAHDDANNQSDRVSVAFLAEADDRLEEVATGKKIRSTNEEFAEKWNFVREGNEWKLDGINQPTEDVGTLIGSLNKFAEDNGMYFSLDWGRLLLPKGGNLFLPRYFNSADVNNHVIGIWDGGILVQLYTCVLKNGNGFTDEGKNKDEVNYLIGQIMLPKSYGGILVDRDDNSIFRKRVIAPFGYKKVKMEWGDFNKRYTIFATNEDQAASFELLNPSFMAWLYDQDIKANIEVMDNIVILYARVSSDEKRYAEMLEILRRAHKELKM; from the coding sequence ATGTTAATTGAGTCTTTAATGTTTTTTGCTCGAGCCGGCGGAGGTGGGTCGGGCTCTTCTGGGGGATCCTTAATTTTGATGCTACCCGCAGCTGTATCGGGCGGTGTGGCAGGCTTTGTAAAAAGGAAGACTAGATCGAAAATAGCAGGCTTCTTGGTGGGCGTTGCTGTTGGACTAGTTTTTAGCTTACTGTATTTAGCCGACTTAATGTGGTTCATATGTGCAGTTATTTCTACTTTTGTGGGGGCCGCTATCTCTGTATTTGTTGATAAGCTCAAAGTATTTCGCCAAAATAGTGAGGCGGCTACTAATACAGTTCACCAAGCTTCCTCCGCTGATTCGTTATGGCAGCCAGATAATCTTACTAATTACGCTAGGCAAGTTTTCGAGAGGTTTCAGTATGATTGGAGCAACTTAGATTATGAGTCAATTCGTAAGTATACGACACAGAGATATTCAAATCACATTGGACTAGTGATGCAGGCTTTGCGTCAAATGGGTCGTAGGAATGTCGTCGATAACGTGCGGATAAATGAGGCCATTTTTGCTGACGCGCATGACGATGCTAATAATCAAAGCGATCGGGTGAGTGTAGCATTTTTGGCGGAAGCAGACGATAGGCTAGAGGAGGTTGCTACAGGTAAGAAAATCCGAAGTACTAACGAAGAATTTGCAGAGAAGTGGAACTTTGTTCGTGAAGGTAACGAATGGAAGTTGGATGGTATAAATCAGCCGACGGAAGATGTAGGTACGTTGATCGGCTCACTCAACAAGTTTGCCGAAGACAACGGCATGTATTTTAGCCTGGATTGGGGTAGGCTACTTCTTCCGAAGGGTGGTAACTTATTTTTGCCGCGCTATTTTAACTCTGCTGACGTAAATAACCATGTTATTGGTATTTGGGATGGTGGCATTCTTGTTCAGCTTTATACTTGTGTGCTTAAAAATGGCAATGGATTTACGGACGAGGGTAAAAACAAAGATGAGGTTAACTATCTTATCGGTCAGATTATGCTACCCAAATCTTACGGTGGAATTTTGGTCGACAGGGATGATAATAGCATTTTTAGGAAGCGCGTGATAGCTCCGTTTGGCTACAAAAAAGTCAAAATGGAGTGGGGAGATTTTAATAAACGCTATACTATTTTTGCCACAAACGAAGATCAGGCGGCGAGCTTTGAGTTATTAAATCCTAGTTTTATGGCGTGGCTGTATGACCAGGATATAAAAGCTAATATTGAAGTGATGGACAATATAGTTATTCTATATGCCCGGGTTTCTTCTGATGAAAAACGCTATGCGGAAATGTTGGAGATTTTAAGAAGAGCTCACAAAGAGCTGAAAATGTAG
- a CDS encoding sugar phosphate nucleotidyltransferase, translated as MITKAIIPVAGWGTRMLPITKSIEKCMLPVGTRPVIDYIVQDVVRAGVKDIYFVVGEQSTQVQSYYRSNIQLNDYLRRAGKEDKLPLVAPLRDVRIHFLTQPGTGGYGTSIPVGLASEFIEQGESAFVIMGDQFFWRDDGGSNAADLAELVESRGLSAGLLGNPVEEEFIPQTGIIETDNQGNFVRIIEKPKLEEAPSNLSNSSFYVLNKEIFELARILPANPKRGEFELTDAINAYIDGGGVIVVGEAKGEYMECGSPSGWLKANNAMAKNANC; from the coding sequence ATGATTACTAAAGCCATTATTCCGGTTGCGGGCTGGGGCACGCGAATGTTGCCGATTACCAAATCTATTGAAAAATGTATGCTGCCGGTCGGTACTCGTCCAGTGATTGATTATATCGTGCAAGATGTCGTGCGAGCGGGCGTAAAGGATATTTACTTTGTGGTGGGTGAACAGAGTACGCAGGTGCAGAGTTATTATCGATCGAATATTCAATTGAACGATTATTTGCGTCGAGCGGGAAAAGAAGATAAATTACCTCTGGTGGCGCCACTTCGCGACGTCCGAATACATTTTTTAACTCAGCCGGGAACTGGTGGTTACGGCACAAGCATTCCAGTTGGTCTGGCGAGCGAATTCATCGAACAGGGCGAGTCGGCCTTTGTGATTATGGGCGATCAATTCTTTTGGCGTGACGACGGCGGTTCAAACGCGGCAGATTTGGCGGAGTTGGTGGAATCGCGCGGATTGTCGGCTGGGCTATTAGGAAATCCTGTCGAAGAGGAATTTATTCCGCAAACAGGAATTATTGAAACTGACAATCAGGGCAATTTTGTGCGAATAATTGAAAAGCCAAAATTGGAAGAAGCTCCAAGTAATCTCAGTAATTCAAGTTTTTACGTCTTGAACAAAGAGATTTTTGAGTTGGCGCGAATTTTGCCGGCGAATCCTAAGAGAGGCGAGTTTGAGCTAACGGACGCGATTAATGCGTACATCGATGGCGGCGGCGTGATTGTTGTTGGCGAAGCTAAGGGCGAATATATGGAATGCGGCTCACCGAGCGGTTGGCTGAAGGCGAATAACGCTATGGCGAAAAACGCGAATTGCTAA
- the rplU gene encoding 50S ribosomal protein L21: protein MKAVVKISGKQYLVSEKESLLVDLLPEGTKELTLDALLVIDGDKIKVGTPTVKGSSVKAKVVEAEVKGDKLRVIRYKSKKRVHKETGHRQKYTKIEITSIK, encoded by the coding sequence ATGAAAGCAGTCGTAAAAATCTCTGGCAAACAATATCTTGTCAGCGAAAAAGAGTCCCTCTTGGTGGATCTCCTCCCTGAAGGCACAAAAGAACTCACTCTCGACGCACTTTTGGTGATTGATGGTGATAAAATCAAGGTTGGTACGCCAACCGTAAAAGGATCTAGCGTTAAAGCTAAGGTCGTAGAAGCGGAAGTTAAGGGCGATAAGCTTCGCGTTATCCGCTACAAGAGTAAAAAGCGTGTACATAAAGAAACTGGTCATCGCCAGAAGTACACGAAGATTGAAATTACGTCAATCAAATAA
- a CDS encoding ParA family protein codes for MTKIIAVTNQKGGVGKTTTSINVAYFLAKAGKKTLLVDFDPQGNATSGLGIDKQNLGATISEVIMRQIDLANIILPTEYKNLSIAPATPHLANTEVELAQAQGRFVRLREALQKATDYDYIIIDSPPSLSLLTVNGMIAANYVLLPVQAEFYALEGLGQLLESMKLIKKGLNPPLELLGVLLTMMDSRTTLSGQVHAEVKKYFPDKIFKNSIPRNIRLAEAPSHGAPVGAYDRFSKGSRAYKALTKEIIERVER; via the coding sequence ATGACAAAAATCATTGCGGTGACAAATCAAAAAGGTGGCGTCGGCAAAACAACGACGTCAATTAACGTAGCATATTTTTTGGCAAAAGCCGGCAAGAAAACGTTGTTGGTGGATTTTGATCCGCAGGGCAATGCTACTAGTGGACTTGGAATAGATAAGCAGAATTTGGGTGCAACAATATCAGAGGTGATTATGCGACAAATTGACCTGGCTAATATCATATTGCCAACGGAATATAAAAACTTATCAATCGCTCCAGCTACACCTCATTTGGCAAATACGGAAGTGGAATTGGCGCAGGCACAGGGAAGGTTTGTTCGCTTGCGAGAAGCTTTACAAAAGGCGACGGATTACGATTATATTATTATTGATAGCCCGCCGAGCTTGAGTTTGTTGACGGTCAACGGTATGATTGCCGCTAATTATGTATTGCTCCCAGTTCAGGCGGAATTTTACGCTCTGGAAGGGTTGGGGCAGCTTTTGGAAAGTATGAAATTGATAAAGAAGGGGCTTAATCCACCTCTGGAATTATTGGGCGTTTTACTGACGATGATGGACTCCAGGACTACATTATCCGGGCAAGTTCACGCTGAGGTTAAAAAGTATTTCCCAGATAAGATTTTCAAGAATAGCATTCCGCGAAATATTCGCTTGGCTGAAGCTCCTAGTCACGGCGCGCCAGTTGGGGCGTATGATCGTTTTTCAAAAGGCTCTCGGGCCTATAAGGCGCTAACGAAAGAAATTATAGAGAGGGTGGAACGATGA
- a CDS encoding ParB/RepB/Spo0J family partition protein — protein MKKGLGRGFGSLIPTNLIDETFDPTAQQDVKVSHLRDIAIDQVVPDPDQPRRFFDENALNELTESVREHGVVQPIVVTPKGDKYLIVAGERRWRAANRANLTEVPCIVRSMSDQNRLEVSLIENLQRHDLNALETATAYQKLRDQFNMTLEEIGKRLGGKSISAVSNTLRLLKLPKSVQQALFEGRLNEGQARPLIGLPDDAAEDIMERAIREEWSARRIEQVVTLWKQAKASPIENKRRPADMPHADAIESLSKRFGTGVKIRTNGRGAGQISIKFKDNLEFERIRELLEK, from the coding sequence ATGAAAAAAGGTTTAGGTAGAGGTTTTGGGTCATTGATTCCGACTAACTTAATTGATGAAACGTTTGATCCAACCGCACAGCAGGATGTGAAAGTTTCTCATCTGAGAGATATTGCTATTGATCAAGTCGTCCCAGATCCAGATCAGCCGCGTCGCTTTTTTGATGAGAACGCTTTGAACGAGTTGACGGAATCGGTGCGCGAGCATGGTGTGGTTCAGCCAATTGTTGTGACGCCAAAAGGAGATAAATATCTGATCGTGGCAGGTGAGCGACGTTGGCGTGCGGCGAATAGGGCGAATTTAACAGAGGTGCCGTGTATCGTCAGGAGTATGAGCGATCAAAATCGCCTGGAGGTCTCTTTGATTGAAAACTTGCAACGACATGATTTGAATGCGCTTGAAACTGCGACTGCTTATCAAAAATTGCGCGATCAATTCAATATGACGCTGGAGGAGATTGGCAAGCGTTTGGGTGGCAAATCTATAAGTGCGGTCAGTAATACGTTGAGGCTACTGAAATTGCCGAAGTCTGTGCAGCAGGCGTTGTTTGAGGGGCGATTAAATGAAGGGCAAGCAAGACCTCTAATCGGTTTGCCTGATGACGCCGCGGAAGATATTATGGAGCGAGCTATTCGCGAGGAGTGGTCGGCGCGACGGATTGAGCAAGTTGTTACTTTGTGGAAGCAGGCGAAGGCTAGTCCAATTGAGAACAAGCGCCGCCCAGCAGATATGCCTCATGCAGATGCTATTGAAAGCCTTTCGAAGCGATTTGGAACAGGTGTAAAAATCCGTACAAACGGCCGTGGAGCCGGTCAGATTAGTATCAAGTTTAAGGATAATCTTGAATTTGAACGAATAAGAGAATTGCTCGAAAAGTAA
- the lepB gene encoding signal peptidase I, whose product MDATFMDRHPKLQDGLGMVIFVVGVVIGTLLLNTFVFQTFNVEGASMETTMYTGDRLIVNRLPVTGSKLQNKNYIPKRGQVIVFKNPNFNASTGKDEYIVKRVIAFAGERVTVKNGTVTVYNTENPDGFNPDTSVNKNEPGQPTSGDVDTTVPEGTIFVMGDHRQGSYSCDSRNCMGPIPLYDIVGPVSLRIFPFNKIRSF is encoded by the coding sequence ATGGACGCTACTTTTATGGATCGTCATCCAAAATTACAAGATGGCCTGGGAATGGTCATTTTCGTTGTTGGCGTGGTGATCGGTACACTTTTATTGAACACTTTTGTATTTCAAACTTTCAATGTTGAAGGCGCCAGTATGGAAACGACGATGTACACTGGCGATCGTCTGATCGTCAATAGATTGCCCGTCACTGGTTCAAAATTACAGAATAAAAATTATATTCCAAAGCGCGGACAAGTAATTGTGTTTAAGAATCCGAATTTTAACGCCTCGACAGGCAAAGATGAGTATATCGTTAAGCGTGTAATTGCCTTTGCTGGTGAGCGAGTTACTGTGAAAAACGGCACCGTAACTGTTTACAATACAGAGAACCCCGACGGATTTAACCCTGACACCTCAGTCAATAAAAATGAGCCAGGACAGCCTACTTCTGGAGATGTCGATACGACCGTACCGGAAGGCACGATATTCGTCATGGGCGATCACCGCCAAGGAAGCTATTCTTGCGACTCTCGAAACTGCATGGGGCCGATCCCCCTTTATGACATCGTCGGACCAGTTAGTCTACGAATATTTCCATTCAATAAAATTCGCTCGTTCTAA
- a CDS encoding LCP family protein — MKPRKQSMDGFVAKRPQRTSLGEITSKKTTTLGHPRSNEDSPQVSNNATRNIQQPTSANKLKQNISESLAAIDENTKPSHRQERKQKRKKKLITRIILAIIGIIIAIVAGWLLLKLWQTMNSVFHNGGILGLFSQQKLKEDAYGRSNVLILGTTDDDPDHPGATLTDSMMILSVNQTKKDAYMFSIPRDLYVKFGMACNSGYAGKINEYFGCVNNGDSAQAEAERMDKTKKFIGDIFGMDIQYVAHINTAVIRDAVNAVGGVTVDVQSRDPRGILDPSMDWMCRAKELNYQQRRERCPTGHYMQLTNGKHEMDGEKAMWFSRARGLVAPTYGLEQSNFDREKNQQLVMMALKNKATSTGTLTDFGKVTSLMDAMGKNLRTNIDTKEIRTIMNLGSEIKESDIHRLSFVEENNVLMTTGTAGGASIVQPAAGLYDYDDIRAYIKSEIYATPLSKEKATVAVLNGSGVAGAAQKEADKLTELGMKVVHVGNAPGNEKLGKTQVYQLSAGKEKTATKDKFKELYGSVSSDSSKYNLNVDVQFIVVVGTGS; from the coding sequence ATGAAACCACGCAAACAGTCGATGGACGGATTTGTCGCCAAGCGACCACAGCGAACTTCGTTGGGGGAAATTACTAGCAAAAAAACGACTACGCTCGGGCATCCTCGTAGTAACGAAGATAGTCCGCAGGTGTCGAATAATGCGACAAGGAATATTCAGCAACCAACTTCTGCTAATAAATTAAAGCAGAATATTAGCGAATCGTTGGCGGCGATTGATGAAAACACCAAGCCTTCTCATCGGCAGGAGCGTAAGCAGAAGCGTAAGAAAAAGTTAATTACCAGGATTATTCTTGCGATTATCGGAATTATTATTGCAATTGTGGCGGGCTGGCTGCTATTAAAATTATGGCAGACGATGAACTCGGTGTTCCATAATGGCGGAATCTTAGGACTATTTTCTCAGCAGAAGCTGAAAGAGGATGCTTATGGCCGAAGCAATGTGCTGATTTTAGGTACAACAGATGACGATCCAGACCATCCAGGTGCGACATTGACCGACTCGATGATGATTCTTAGCGTCAATCAGACAAAGAAAGACGCGTATATGTTCAGCATTCCACGTGACTTGTATGTAAAATTTGGCATGGCATGTAATTCTGGCTACGCTGGTAAAATCAATGAATATTTTGGTTGCGTGAATAACGGAGATAGCGCACAGGCGGAAGCCGAACGAATGGATAAAACGAAGAAATTCATCGGCGATATATTCGGTATGGATATTCAATACGTGGCGCATATTAATACTGCGGTGATTCGTGATGCTGTCAATGCGGTCGGCGGAGTTACCGTTGACGTACAGAGTCGTGATCCACGAGGAATTCTTGATCCAAGTATGGACTGGATGTGTCGAGCGAAGGAGTTGAATTATCAGCAGCGTCGCGAACGATGCCCAACAGGTCACTATATGCAATTAACTAACGGCAAGCACGAAATGGACGGCGAAAAGGCGATGTGGTTTTCTCGAGCGCGTGGTTTGGTGGCGCCAACTTACGGATTGGAACAATCTAACTTTGACCGAGAGAAGAATCAGCAATTGGTTATGATGGCACTGAAAAACAAAGCTACTTCCACGGGAACGCTGACTGACTTTGGTAAGGTGACATCACTGATGGATGCGATGGGTAAAAACTTACGCACAAACATTGACACGAAAGAAATTCGCACAATTATGAACCTTGGCTCAGAGATAAAAGAATCTGATATTCACAGATTGAGTTTTGTAGAGGAAAACAACGTACTTATGACTACTGGCACGGCGGGTGGCGCAAGCATAGTCCAGCCGGCTGCGGGATTGTATGATTATGACGACATTCGCGCTTATATAAAGTCTGAGATTTACGCAACGCCGTTATCTAAGGAAAAAGCCACAGTTGCTGTCTTGAATGGTTCCGGCGTGGCTGGTGCAGCGCAGAAAGAAGCGGACAAATTGACAGAATTAGGGATGAAAGTTGTTCATGTTGGCAACGCTCCAGGTAATGAAAAGTTAGGGAAGACGCAAGTTTATCAATTGTCAGCTGGTAAAGAAAAAACTGCCACAAAAGATAAATTTAAGGAGTTGTACGGCTCGGTTTCATCAGATTCTTCAAAGTATAATTTGAATGTTGATGTACAATTCATCGTTGTTGTGGGAACTGGCTCATAA